One Mycolicibacterium parafortuitum DNA segment encodes these proteins:
- a CDS encoding quinone oxidoreductase family protein, giving the protein MYAIEVVEVGGPEVLSHVEKERPTPGPGQVLIRAEAIGVNFIDTYFRSGLYPRETPFVVGAEVCGTIEEVGEDVAALNVGDRVVTTQSLGAYAEYSLAPADFVAYVPDGVAPEVAASALLKGMTAHYLIKSTYPVQQGDALLVHAGAGGVGLILTQWATSLAASVITTVSTPDKAELSRRAGAVEVLDYPDDPQAFGGRIRELTDGDGVAAVYDGVGASTFEASLASLAVRGTLALFGAASGPVPPVDPQRLNAAGSVFLTRPNLAHHTRTPDEFSWRAGELLTAIADGTLDVTVSHQYPLRDAEQAHRDLQGRKTVGSVVLVP; this is encoded by the coding sequence ATGTACGCGATCGAAGTCGTCGAGGTCGGCGGTCCCGAAGTCCTGTCCCACGTCGAGAAGGAACGCCCGACCCCGGGCCCGGGCCAGGTCCTCATCCGGGCGGAAGCGATCGGCGTGAACTTCATCGACACGTATTTCCGGTCGGGGTTGTATCCGCGGGAGACGCCGTTCGTGGTCGGCGCCGAGGTGTGCGGCACCATCGAGGAGGTCGGCGAAGATGTCGCTGCCCTCAACGTCGGTGACCGCGTCGTCACCACGCAGTCACTCGGCGCGTACGCCGAATACTCCCTGGCGCCTGCCGACTTCGTCGCCTACGTGCCCGACGGCGTCGCCCCCGAGGTGGCCGCGTCGGCGCTGCTGAAGGGCATGACGGCGCACTACTTGATCAAGTCGACGTACCCGGTGCAGCAGGGCGATGCGCTGCTGGTGCACGCCGGTGCGGGCGGAGTCGGCCTGATCCTGACGCAGTGGGCCACCAGCCTGGCGGCCTCGGTGATCACCACCGTCTCGACCCCGGACAAGGCCGAGCTGTCGCGGCGGGCCGGCGCGGTCGAGGTGCTCGACTATCCGGACGATCCGCAGGCCTTCGGGGGCCGGATCCGCGAGCTGACCGACGGCGACGGGGTGGCCGCCGTCTATGACGGGGTCGGTGCGTCGACCTTCGAGGCGAGCCTGGCCAGCCTCGCCGTGCGCGGCACCCTCGCGTTGTTCGGCGCGGCCAGCGGACCTGTCCCGCCGGTCGACCCGCAACGCCTCAATGCGGCCGGCTCGGTGTTCCTGACCCGGCCCAACCTCGCCCACCACACCCGCACGCCAGATGAATTCTCTTGGCGGGCAGGCGAACTGCTGACCGCGATCGCCGACGGAACCCTCGACGTGACGGTGAGCCACCAATATCCGCTGCGCGACGCGGAGCAGGCGCACCGCGACCTGCAGGGCCGCAAGACCGTCGGCTCGGTGGTGCTGGTCCCCTAG
- a CDS encoding dicarboxylate/amino acid:cation symporter has product MTRTLKHPALQIGVAAIAGIVFGLVVGDWAANVKFIGDMFIRLIQMSIVPLVMASVIVATGSMTGAGTGRIAVRTFSWMLGFSAVAAVLAWGLSTLLRPGAGIVFDGGVDADLQDSAAEALGWQDTLRNFISTNIFDAMSTATMVPIIVFSLLFGVALRTQIAKTGDDRVLTFIDQIQQIVLTMIRLVMYVAPIGVFCLLAALAGDVGFSVVTTALKYLGTTLLGVLILFAAFVVVVTARTRLNPRLLPGKLAEQTAIAVTTTSSAVTFPTVLKSAIEKVGISQKVANFTLSIGLTMGSYGAVLNYMIVVMFLAQAGGIELSFGQIALGMGLAILLNMGTITVPGGFPVVAMFLATTLGLPFEAVGLLIAVDWFAGIFRTFLNVNGDTFVAMLVADADDEIDRDVYNGHKTVTADEVDLVSADAD; this is encoded by the coding sequence ATGACCAGAACCCTGAAACACCCCGCACTGCAGATCGGTGTCGCCGCGATCGCCGGCATCGTGTTCGGTCTCGTCGTCGGCGACTGGGCCGCGAATGTGAAGTTCATCGGCGACATGTTCATCCGGCTGATCCAGATGTCGATCGTGCCGCTGGTGATGGCGTCGGTGATCGTCGCGACCGGATCGATGACGGGCGCCGGTACCGGGCGCATCGCGGTGCGCACGTTCTCGTGGATGCTGGGGTTCTCGGCGGTCGCGGCCGTCCTGGCGTGGGGACTGAGCACGCTGCTGCGCCCGGGGGCGGGCATCGTGTTCGACGGAGGAGTGGACGCCGACCTGCAGGATTCGGCGGCCGAGGCCCTCGGCTGGCAGGACACGCTACGAAACTTCATTTCCACCAACATCTTCGACGCGATGTCCACGGCGACGATGGTGCCGATCATCGTGTTCTCGTTGTTGTTCGGGGTCGCGTTGCGCACCCAGATCGCCAAGACCGGCGATGACCGGGTGCTGACGTTCATCGACCAGATCCAGCAGATCGTGCTGACGATGATCCGGCTGGTCATGTACGTCGCGCCGATCGGTGTCTTCTGCCTGCTTGCGGCGCTGGCCGGCGACGTGGGCTTCTCGGTGGTGACGACCGCGCTGAAGTACCTCGGGACGACGCTGCTCGGCGTGCTGATCCTGTTCGCGGCGTTCGTCGTCGTGGTCACCGCGCGCACCAGGCTCAACCCGCGGCTGCTGCCCGGCAAGCTGGCCGAGCAGACCGCCATCGCTGTCACGACGACGAGCTCGGCGGTCACCTTTCCGACCGTGCTGAAGAGCGCGATCGAGAAGGTCGGGATCAGCCAGAAGGTCGCGAACTTCACGCTGTCGATCGGGCTGACGATGGGCTCGTACGGTGCCGTGCTGAACTACATGATCGTCGTGATGTTCCTCGCGCAGGCTGGTGGCATCGAGTTGAGCTTCGGGCAGATCGCGCTCGGGATGGGGTTGGCGATCCTGCTCAACATGGGCACCATCACGGTGCCCGGCGGTTTCCCGGTGGTGGCGATGTTCCTGGCCACCACGCTGGGCCTGCCGTTCGAGGCGGTCGGTCTGCTGATCGCCGTCGACTGGTTCGCCGGGATCTTCCGGACCTTCCTCAACGTCAACGGCGACACCTTCGTCGCGATGCTGGTCGCCGATGCCGACGACGAGATCGATCGCGACGTCTACAACGGGCACAAGACCGTGACCGCCGACGAGGTCGACCTGGTCTCGGCCGACGCCGACTAG
- a CDS encoding DUF1214 domain-containing protein has translation MTVRVTPDNFIRAESDLYFGNVVRDGALGSFTHYRDFGPLDNQLVVRQNRDTLYSTGVFDLDAGPVTVTLPDAGDRFLALQVITEDHYVPAVIYDRGVHTFDRAGIGTRYVMLALRILVDPNDAEDLAAVHALQDAVAVDQDSAGVFEVPDWDPVSQKQVRDPLVALFATLPDTRGMFGAEGQVDPVRRLIGAAAAWGGNPERDALYLTVSPAANDGDTVHRLTVRDVPVDGFWSITVYNADGYFTANPADAYSVNSVTAARDADGAVTVQFGGDPDGVANHLPVTPGWNYLVRLYRPRPQILDGSWTFPEAQRA, from the coding sequence GTGACCGTGCGCGTCACCCCGGACAACTTCATCCGGGCCGAATCCGATCTGTACTTCGGCAACGTCGTGCGCGACGGGGCGCTCGGGTCCTTCACCCACTACCGCGATTTCGGCCCGCTGGACAACCAGCTGGTCGTGCGCCAGAACCGCGACACCCTGTACTCGACCGGCGTCTTCGATCTCGACGCCGGACCGGTGACCGTCACGCTGCCCGACGCCGGTGACCGGTTCCTGGCGCTGCAGGTGATCACCGAGGACCACTACGTGCCCGCCGTGATCTATGACCGCGGCGTCCACACCTTCGACCGGGCCGGCATCGGCACCCGGTACGTGATGCTCGCGTTGCGCATCCTCGTCGACCCGAACGACGCCGAGGATCTGGCCGCCGTGCACGCCCTGCAGGACGCGGTCGCCGTCGACCAGGATTCGGCCGGCGTGTTCGAGGTGCCGGACTGGGACCCGGTAAGCCAGAAGCAGGTGCGCGATCCGCTGGTGGCGCTGTTCGCGACGTTGCCCGACACCCGCGGCATGTTTGGTGCCGAGGGTCAGGTCGACCCGGTGCGCAGGCTGATCGGCGCGGCCGCCGCGTGGGGTGGCAACCCCGAGCGCGACGCGCTGTATCTGACCGTCAGCCCGGCTGCCAACGACGGTGACACGGTGCACCGGTTGACCGTTCGCGACGTCCCGGTCGACGGATTCTGGTCCATCACCGTCTACAACGCCGACGGTTACTTCACCGCGAACCCGGCCGACGCGTACTCGGTCAACAGCGTGACCGCCGCCAGGGACGCCGACGGTGCGGTCACCGTGCAGTTCGGCGGTGACCCGGACGGGGTCGCGAACCACCTTCCCGTCACCCCGGGCTGGAACTACCTGGTGCGGCTGTACCGGCCGCGGCCGCAGATCCTCGACGGATCCTGGACGTTCCCGGAGGCGCAGCGGGCTTAA